Proteins from one Microbacterium sp. Root553 genomic window:
- the moaA gene encoding GTP 3',8-cyclase MoaA, producing MTAVPVVIGMRAPSAAVLDDVAPASQGLVDTHGRVHRDLRISLTDRCSLRCTYCMPEQGNEWLARTSILSTDEIVEVAQVAASLGIRTFRLTGGEPLLRADIIDVVRRVSAIEGPEGPVEVAMTTNGITLAKKLPDLIDAGLTRLNISIDTVDRQRFADLTRRDRIDDVFEGIAAAAASDLRPLKLNTVAMRGVNDDELPDLVAFAMEVGAQLRFIEQMPLDAGHTWDRASMVTREEILEKLSARWSLEPVPGRGGAPAEKWRIDGGPHEVGVIASVTAPFCGACDRLRLTADGQLRNCLFSNAEYDLIDSLRGPAASDPAQRAAAIGAMLRSCVHGKLPGHAINDPSFLQPARGMNAIGG from the coding sequence ATGACGGCTGTGCCGGTCGTCATCGGGATGCGGGCGCCGAGCGCCGCGGTCCTCGACGACGTCGCGCCCGCGTCGCAGGGACTCGTCGACACCCACGGGCGCGTGCACCGCGATCTGCGCATCTCGCTGACCGACCGCTGCTCGCTGCGCTGCACCTACTGCATGCCCGAACAGGGCAACGAGTGGCTCGCGCGCACCAGCATCCTGTCGACCGACGAGATCGTCGAGGTGGCGCAGGTCGCCGCATCGCTCGGCATCCGCACGTTCCGCCTCACGGGCGGCGAGCCGCTGCTGCGCGCCGACATCATCGACGTGGTGCGACGTGTCTCGGCGATCGAGGGCCCCGAAGGCCCCGTCGAGGTCGCGATGACGACGAACGGCATCACGCTCGCGAAGAAGCTCCCCGATCTGATCGATGCGGGCCTCACTCGACTCAACATCAGCATCGACACGGTCGACCGGCAGCGCTTCGCCGACCTCACCCGCCGGGATCGCATCGACGACGTGTTCGAAGGCATCGCGGCAGCGGCGGCATCCGACCTCCGCCCCCTCAAGCTCAACACGGTCGCGATGCGCGGTGTGAACGACGACGAGCTGCCAGACCTGGTCGCGTTCGCGATGGAGGTCGGCGCGCAGCTGCGTTTCATCGAGCAGATGCCGCTCGACGCCGGGCATACGTGGGACCGCGCGTCGATGGTCACGCGCGAGGAGATCCTCGAGAAGCTCAGCGCACGGTGGAGCCTCGAACCCGTTCCCGGCCGCGGTGGCGCGCCCGCCGAGAAGTGGCGCATCGACGGCGGACCGCACGAGGTCGGCGTCATCGCCTCGGTCACCGCTCCGTTCTGCGGCGCCTGCGACCGACTTAGGCTCACCGCCGACGGGCAGCTGCGCAACTGCCTGTTCTCCAACGCCGAGTACGACCTGATCGACTCGCTCCGCGGACCGGCGGCATCCGATCCCGCCCAGCGCGCCGCGGCGATCGGAGCCATGCTGCGCTCGTGCGTGCACGGCAAGCTGCCGGGGCACGCGATCAACGATCCGTCGTTCCTGCAGCCGGCCCGCGGCATGAACGCCATCGGCGGCTGA
- a CDS encoding TOBE domain-containing protein, with product MQNFRIARAAQLLGVSDDTVRRWIDQGLLPTTDAVPAEIPGDALAARAVALAEEAQESNHALSSARNRFVGIVTRVQIDGVMAQVDLQSGPHRVVSLMSAEAARELQLEVGSLATASVKATNVVVEVPKG from the coding sequence ATGCAGAACTTTCGGATCGCGCGCGCGGCACAGCTGCTCGGCGTGAGCGACGACACGGTGCGGCGCTGGATCGATCAGGGTCTGCTGCCCACGACCGACGCCGTTCCGGCCGAGATCCCCGGAGACGCGCTCGCCGCACGCGCCGTGGCGCTCGCCGAGGAGGCGCAGGAGTCGAACCATGCGCTCTCGAGCGCTCGCAATCGCTTCGTCGGCATCGTGACCCGTGTGCAGATCGACGGGGTCATGGCACAGGTCGACCTGCAGTCCGGACCCCACCGCGTCGTCTCGCTCATGTCGGCCGAGGCCGCCCGCGAACTGCAGCTCGAGGTGGGCTCGCTCGCCACCGCATCCGTGAAGGCGACGAACGTCGTCGTCGAAGTGCCGAAGGGCTGA
- the modB gene encoding molybdate ABC transporter permease subunit — protein sequence MSAAGARGYAPRALAIPALIGLAFLILPLAALVARVDWSTFIADVTSEAARSALLLSLGTGLVATLLCIAIGVPLALTIARSGPRLAAVLRAAVTIPLVLPPMVGGIALLYLFGRAGWLGGLGLSFSTTAVILAQTFVALPFLVLAVEGAVRTSGVEYERTAAALGAGRWTILRRITLPLAAPGIVAGVVLCFARAIGEFGATALFAGNRPGVTQTMPLAIYTAFNGAGVTQGAAVALALLLLATAILVLLLVRGWRPGAAR from the coding sequence GTGAGCGCCGCCGGAGCGCGCGGATACGCGCCGCGTGCCCTGGCCATCCCCGCCCTGATCGGTCTCGCGTTCCTCATCCTCCCGCTCGCGGCCCTGGTCGCCCGTGTCGACTGGTCGACCTTCATCGCCGACGTCACGTCGGAGGCCGCGCGCTCGGCGCTGCTGCTCTCCCTGGGGACGGGCCTTGTCGCCACCCTGCTGTGCATCGCGATCGGCGTCCCCCTGGCGCTGACGATCGCTCGTTCGGGGCCGCGCCTCGCCGCGGTGCTGCGTGCTGCCGTCACGATCCCCCTCGTCCTGCCGCCCATGGTCGGCGGCATCGCCCTGCTCTACCTCTTCGGACGGGCGGGGTGGCTCGGCGGGCTCGGACTGTCGTTCAGCACGACGGCCGTCATCCTCGCGCAGACCTTCGTGGCGCTGCCGTTCCTGGTGCTCGCGGTCGAGGGGGCGGTGCGCACCTCGGGTGTCGAGTACGAGCGCACCGCGGCCGCCCTCGGTGCCGGCCGCTGGACGATCCTGCGCCGCATCACCCTGCCGCTCGCCGCGCCGGGGATAGTGGCCGGCGTGGTGCTGTGCTTCGCCAGGGCCATCGGCGAGTTCGGGGCGACCGCGCTGTTCGCGGGCAACCGCCCGGGTGTCACCCAGACCATGCCGCTGGCGATCTACACGGCCTTCAACGGGGCGGGAGTCACCCAGGGTGCGGCGGTCGCCCTCGCGCTGCTGCTGCTCGCCACCGCGATCCTCGTGCTGCTGCTGGTGCGGGGCTGGCGTCCGGGAGCCGCGCGATGA
- a CDS encoding MoaD/ThiS family protein, producing the protein MTATRVRYFAAAAEAAGVDSEERGERSLAELRAAVMAEHPDLADILPRCAVMVDGVRRDDDHALDDAQLIDVLPPFAGG; encoded by the coding sequence ATGACCGCGACCCGGGTACGCTACTTCGCCGCCGCCGCCGAGGCCGCGGGTGTCGACTCCGAGGAACGCGGCGAGCGCTCGCTGGCCGAGCTCCGCGCGGCGGTCATGGCCGAGCATCCGGATCTCGCCGACATCCTGCCGCGCTGCGCGGTCATGGTCGACGGCGTGCGTCGCGACGATGACCACGCCCTCGACGACGCCCAGCTGATCGACGTGCTCCCGCCCTTCGCCGGCGGCTGA
- a CDS encoding molybdopterin molybdotransferase MoeA — protein sequence MSAANGSRRTVEEQLALVLDAVRVLPTETRAVREAARRTLAKPATAAHDIPLFDNSAMDGFAVRVADVAAASAENPVVLRVVADLPAGVSDDPSLDAGDAARIMTGSPTPSAADAIVPFEDTAGGLADSLGEVRVLRAPATPGAFVRRRGADLHAGDAVVLAGERLGAFQLAAAVAAGVDTVSVTRAPRVAVVSTGSELLSPGEPAARGRIPDSNGPLLELLVADADSEVVLVTRVADDADAVRAVTATAVERGADVIVFTGGVSAGAYEPVRGAFDGRGAVEFASVAMQPGKPQAFGALDSGTLVFGLPGNPVSVAVSFEVFVRPALLALQGRTEIHRARASFTADAAWTTPPGRRQYLPAVVDLSTRTVRPATAGGSGSHLAGGLARAHAFAIVPAEVEAVAVGDVIDVMLVE from the coding sequence ATGAGCGCCGCGAACGGCAGCCGCCGGACGGTCGAGGAGCAGCTCGCCCTGGTGCTCGATGCCGTACGCGTCCTCCCGACCGAGACCCGCGCCGTGCGGGAGGCCGCACGGCGCACCCTCGCGAAACCCGCGACGGCGGCCCACGACATCCCGCTCTTCGACAACTCGGCGATGGACGGCTTCGCGGTGCGAGTAGCCGACGTCGCCGCGGCATCCGCCGAGAACCCGGTGGTGCTGCGCGTGGTCGCCGATCTGCCCGCCGGGGTCTCCGACGATCCGTCTCTGGATGCCGGTGACGCGGCGCGGATCATGACGGGCTCCCCGACGCCGAGCGCCGCCGATGCGATCGTGCCGTTCGAGGACACCGCCGGAGGACTCGCCGACTCGCTCGGCGAGGTGCGGGTGCTGCGCGCACCGGCGACGCCGGGAGCCTTCGTGCGCCGTCGCGGCGCCGACCTGCACGCGGGGGACGCCGTCGTTCTCGCGGGCGAGCGCCTCGGAGCGTTCCAGCTCGCGGCCGCCGTCGCCGCCGGCGTCGACACCGTCTCGGTGACACGGGCACCGCGCGTGGCCGTGGTCTCGACGGGCAGTGAACTGCTGTCACCGGGTGAGCCCGCCGCGCGTGGCCGCATCCCCGACTCGAACGGCCCCCTGCTCGAACTGCTCGTCGCGGATGCCGATTCCGAGGTCGTCCTCGTGACGCGTGTCGCCGACGACGCCGACGCCGTGCGCGCCGTCACTGCGACCGCCGTCGAACGCGGCGCCGATGTGATCGTCTTCACGGGCGGCGTCAGCGCCGGGGCCTACGAGCCGGTGCGCGGCGCCTTCGACGGACGGGGGGCCGTCGAGTTCGCGAGCGTCGCGATGCAGCCGGGCAAACCGCAGGCGTTCGGGGCGCTCGACTCCGGAACGCTCGTGTTCGGGCTGCCCGGCAATCCGGTCAGCGTCGCCGTCTCCTTCGAGGTGTTCGTGCGGCCCGCTCTGCTCGCGCTGCAGGGGCGCACCGAGATCCATCGCGCCCGCGCATCCTTCACGGCGGATGCGGCGTGGACGACCCCGCCCGGACGCCGCCAGTACCTTCCCGCCGTCGTCGACCTCTCGACCCGCACGGTGCGTCCTGCCACCGCCGGCGGCTCGGGATCGCACCTCGCCGGCGGTCTCGCCAGGGCGCACGCGTTCGCGATCGTGCCGGCCGAGGTCGAGGCCGTCGCCGTGGGCGACGTGATCGATGTCATGCTGGTCGAATGA
- a CDS encoding MogA/MoaB family molybdenum cofactor biosynthesis protein produces the protein MTSLPACVITVSDRSFSGEREDRGGPIAVGLLREAGWHCPDAEVIADGETSVADALRRAVARGVRLIVTTGGTGVGPRDETPEGTRRVITREVPGIAEELRRSGLADTPLSVLSRGLAGVVDPAGTLVVNLPGSTRAVASGVPVVLTVARHVVDQVEGGDHS, from the coding sequence ATGACGTCGCTACCCGCGTGTGTGATCACCGTCTCGGACCGCTCGTTCTCCGGAGAGCGCGAGGACCGCGGCGGACCGATCGCCGTCGGGCTGCTCCGCGAGGCGGGCTGGCACTGTCCCGACGCCGAGGTCATCGCCGACGGCGAGACATCCGTGGCCGATGCGCTGCGGCGTGCGGTCGCGCGGGGGGTGCGACTGATCGTGACCACCGGCGGAACCGGGGTCGGACCCCGCGACGAGACGCCCGAGGGCACCCGACGCGTGATCACGCGCGAGGTCCCCGGCATCGCCGAGGAGCTGCGACGCAGCGGCCTCGCCGACACCCCGCTGTCCGTGCTGTCCCGAGGGCTGGCCGGTGTCGTCGATCCGGCCGGGACGCTGGTCGTGAACCTCCCCGGATCCACGCGGGCCGTGGCATCCGGTGTACCCGTGGTGCTGACCGTCGCGAGACACGTCGTCGACCAGGTCGAGGGCGGTGACCACTCGTGA
- the modA gene encoding molybdate ABC transporter substrate-binding protein — translation MNRRLRRIVMVALTAAALTTGCAAGAESPTPTATADASGSTVSGELTVYAAASLSGAFDEIGAAFTEANPGVDVSGVYDGSSTLVTQLREGAPADVFASADEANMQKLEDAAVDPTLFASNTLVIAVPTGNPGGVETLADLADVTTVLCAPEVPCGAASATLLSNAGVAVDAASLEQNVTAVLTKVAAGEADAGLVYATDVIDRDDVEVIVPDGAGEVVNHYPIAALSEAQNPAAAEAFVAFVLSDEGQRILADFGFGAP, via the coding sequence ATGAACCGCCGTCTCCGCCGCATCGTCATGGTCGCCCTGACCGCCGCGGCTCTCACCACGGGGTGCGCTGCCGGTGCGGAGTCGCCGACGCCGACCGCCACCGCCGACGCATCCGGGAGCACCGTGAGCGGCGAGCTCACGGTCTACGCGGCGGCGTCGCTCTCGGGCGCGTTCGACGAGATCGGTGCGGCGTTCACCGAGGCGAACCCCGGCGTCGACGTCAGCGGCGTCTACGACGGCTCGTCCACGCTGGTCACGCAGCTGCGCGAGGGCGCGCCCGCCGACGTGTTCGCCTCGGCCGACGAGGCCAACATGCAGAAGCTCGAGGATGCCGCGGTCGATCCGACCCTGTTCGCGTCCAACACGCTCGTGATCGCCGTGCCGACGGGCAACCCCGGCGGCGTCGAGACGCTCGCCGACCTGGCCGACGTCACCACCGTGCTGTGCGCCCCCGAGGTGCCGTGCGGGGCGGCGTCCGCCACGCTGCTCTCGAACGCCGGCGTCGCGGTCGACGCGGCGAGCCTCGAGCAGAACGTCACGGCCGTGCTCACCAAGGTCGCGGCCGGCGAGGCAGACGCGGGCCTCGTGTACGCGACCGACGTGATCGACCGCGACGACGTCGAGGTGATCGTGCCCGACGGTGCAGGCGAGGTCGTCAACCACTATCCGATCGCCGCGCTGTCCGAGGCGCAGAACCCCGCGGCCGCCGAGGCGTTCGTCGCCTTCGTGCTCTCCGACGAGGGTCAGCGCATCCTGGCGGACTTCGGGTTCGGAGCACCGTGA
- a CDS encoding amidohydrolase: MTIDLEALYTDLHQHPELSFQETRTAGIAAGHLRDLGLDVHEGIGVTGVVGILRNGDGPVVWVRADMDALPVGEETGLAYASTATGIDPAGNTVPVMHACGHDMHVTAMIGAVEKLVAERGEWAGTLVVLIQPAEEYGAGSRAMLDGGLLDIAPTPDIVLGQHVTPLPAGTIGVRPGTQMAASDGLTVTLHGRGGHGSRPHSTIDPIVMAAATVMRLQTVASREVDPRDVAVVTVGSIHAGLKNNIIPAEAKLELSLRYPNDEMRDKVLASVERIVRAEAAASGAEREPEIRTDHTLPPTINDAEATARVTTALQRALGEAAVVDPGMFTGSEDVSWFARDTGAPLVFWFWGGVDPVKFAASAAAGTLDKDIPTNHSPFFAPEIHPTIEVGVTALSSAAREFLG, from the coding sequence ATGACGATCGACCTCGAAGCGCTCTACACCGACCTGCACCAGCATCCCGAGCTCTCGTTCCAGGAGACGCGCACCGCCGGCATCGCCGCCGGCCACCTGCGTGATCTCGGGCTCGACGTGCATGAGGGCATCGGGGTCACCGGGGTGGTCGGCATCCTGCGCAACGGCGACGGCCCCGTGGTCTGGGTGCGCGCCGACATGGACGCGCTGCCCGTCGGTGAGGAGACCGGCCTCGCCTATGCCAGCACCGCGACCGGCATCGACCCCGCCGGGAACACCGTTCCCGTGATGCACGCGTGCGGGCACGACATGCACGTCACCGCCATGATCGGCGCCGTCGAGAAGCTCGTCGCCGAACGCGGCGAGTGGGCGGGCACCCTCGTCGTGCTGATCCAGCCTGCAGAGGAGTACGGAGCGGGCTCGCGCGCGATGCTCGACGGCGGACTCCTCGACATCGCCCCCACTCCCGACATCGTGCTCGGTCAGCACGTCACCCCGCTGCCCGCGGGCACGATCGGCGTGCGCCCCGGTACGCAGATGGCGGCGTCCGACGGCCTCACCGTGACGCTGCACGGCCGGGGCGGACACGGATCCCGACCGCACTCCACGATCGATCCGATCGTGATGGCCGCGGCGACCGTCATGCGGCTGCAGACCGTCGCCTCTCGCGAGGTCGACCCGCGCGACGTCGCGGTCGTGACGGTCGGCTCGATCCACGCCGGACTCAAGAACAACATCATCCCCGCCGAGGCCAAGCTCGAACTCAGCCTGCGCTACCCGAACGACGAGATGCGCGACAAGGTGCTCGCGAGCGTCGAGCGCATCGTGCGGGCCGAGGCCGCGGCATCCGGAGCCGAGCGCGAGCCCGAGATCCGCACCGACCACACGCTGCCGCCCACGATCAACGACGCGGAGGCCACCGCTCGCGTGACCACCGCGCTGCAGCGCGCGCTCGGCGAGGCGGCCGTCGTCGACCCCGGCATGTTCACGGGCAGCGAGGACGTCTCGTGGTTCGCCCGCGACACGGGCGCACCACTGGTGTTCTGGTTCTGGGGAGGCGTCGACCCCGTGAAGTTCGCGGCATCGGCGGCCGCGGGAACGCTCGACAAGGACATCCCCACCAACCACTCGCCGTTCTTCGCGCCGGAGATCCACCCGACGATCGAGGTCGGCGTGACCGCGCTGTCATCGGCCGCGCGGGAGTTCCTCGGCTGA
- a CDS encoding HesA/MoeB/ThiF family protein, which yields MQPLVAPAPALDPAELVRTARHAVLAGIGEEGQRRLAAAHVTVVGAGGIGSPVLLALAAAGVGSITVIDDDIVELTNLQRQLAHRVEDIGRPKTTSAARAITALSPGAEVVTAAERLDAENAERLFAGADIVVDTSDSFATRRDVAAATEALGIPLVWGAVQEWHAQATVFWSDPPTAAPVVLTDLFPLGTEGEPPSCAQVGVLGALCVQVGGMLAGEVVKLITGAGEPLLGRLAVIDALTARQHEIAIRSAVAA from the coding sequence ATGCAGCCGCTCGTCGCCCCCGCGCCCGCTCTCGACCCGGCCGAACTGGTCCGCACCGCCCGGCACGCGGTGCTCGCCGGCATCGGAGAGGAGGGGCAGCGCCGCCTCGCAGCCGCCCACGTGACCGTCGTCGGCGCGGGCGGCATCGGCTCGCCCGTGCTCCTCGCACTGGCCGCCGCAGGAGTGGGCAGCATCACGGTGATTGACGACGACATCGTGGAACTGACGAATCTGCAGCGCCAGCTCGCCCACCGCGTCGAAGACATCGGCAGACCCAAGACCACCTCGGCGGCGCGCGCGATCACCGCGCTGTCGCCCGGGGCAGAGGTCGTCACCGCAGCCGAGCGGCTCGACGCCGAGAACGCCGAGCGCCTGTTCGCGGGGGCAGACATCGTGGTCGACACGAGCGACTCCTTCGCGACCCGACGCGACGTCGCCGCCGCGACCGAAGCCCTCGGCATCCCCCTCGTCTGGGGCGCCGTGCAGGAGTGGCACGCACAGGCGACCGTGTTCTGGTCGGATCCGCCGACAGCGGCGCCGGTGGTCCTGACCGACCTCTTCCCCCTCGGCACCGAGGGCGAGCCGCCGAGCTGCGCACAGGTCGGCGTGCTCGGGGCCCTGTGCGTGCAGGTGGGCGGGATGCTGGCGGGCGAGGTCGTGAAGCTCATCACCGGCGCCGGGGAGCCGCTGCTCGGTCGCCTCGCGGTGATCGACGCCCTCACGGCGCGACAGCACGAGATCGCGATCCGTTCGGCGGTGGCGGCATGA
- a CDS encoding ABC transporter ATP-binding protein — protein sequence MSSVDGLRAHVVVPREHFSVDVSLHVEPGETVAVMGPSGAGKSTLLQALAGLEPLGGGEIAVEGRVVDRVAAPRVRTDPMRRGVVLLGQKPRLFPHLSVGENVAFGPRAAGVEVRAAREGADDWLARVGLPGSGGRMPHELSGGEQQRVAVARALAASPRVVLLDEPLVALDPETAGDIRRMLRDQLVSTTTVAVTHDAADAVALADRLIVVEAGRVTQSGSVREVLAAPASGFVASIAGVNRLVGVASGGAWRRREVLLTSTDPASRALAATDGSALAAVFRPGHVRVGGAGPESWPAEVTRIEPTLGGVRVHTDAGAVDLSLDAAAGVAIGDRIRLRVDPGLVRFVSVSVG from the coding sequence ATGAGCTCTGTGGATGGCCTGCGCGCTCATGTGGTCGTGCCTCGGGAGCACTTCTCCGTCGACGTCTCGCTGCACGTCGAGCCGGGCGAGACGGTCGCAGTGATGGGCCCGAGCGGCGCGGGCAAGTCGACGCTGCTGCAGGCGCTCGCGGGACTCGAGCCGCTGGGCGGGGGAGAGATCGCCGTCGAGGGGCGGGTCGTCGACCGCGTCGCGGCCCCGCGGGTGCGGACCGACCCGATGCGCCGCGGTGTCGTGCTGCTCGGGCAGAAGCCCCGACTGTTCCCGCATCTGTCGGTGGGCGAGAACGTGGCGTTCGGGCCGCGTGCCGCGGGCGTCGAGGTTCGTGCCGCCCGAGAAGGCGCCGATGACTGGCTCGCGCGGGTCGGACTCCCCGGCTCGGGAGGGCGGATGCCGCACGAGCTGTCCGGAGGGGAGCAGCAGCGCGTCGCCGTCGCTCGGGCGCTCGCCGCATCCCCTCGGGTCGTGCTGCTCGACGAGCCGCTCGTCGCCCTCGATCCCGAGACGGCCGGCGACATCAGGCGGATGCTGCGCGATCAGCTCGTGTCGACCACGACCGTCGCGGTCACGCACGATGCCGCGGATGCCGTAGCCCTCGCCGATCGGCTGATCGTGGTCGAGGCGGGTCGCGTCACCCAGTCGGGGTCGGTGCGCGAGGTGCTCGCCGCACCGGCATCCGGATTCGTCGCGTCGATCGCCGGGGTCAACCGTCTCGTGGGCGTCGCGAGCGGGGGTGCGTGGCGTCGCCGTGAGGTGCTGCTGACCAGCACGGATCCTGCGTCGCGTGCGCTCGCGGCGACCGACGGTTCAGCGCTCGCCGCGGTCTTCCGTCCGGGGCACGTGCGCGTCGGCGGAGCGGGCCCGGAGTCATGGCCAGCCGAGGTGACGCGCATCGAGCCCACGCTGGGAGGTGTGCGCGTGCACACCGACGCCGGGGCGGTCGACCTGTCGCTGGATGCCGCCGCAGGGGTGGCGATCGGCGACAGGATTCGGTTGCGGGTCGATCCGGGGCTCGTGCGGTTCGTCTCCGTCTCCGTCGGCTGA
- a CDS encoding TetR/AcrR family transcriptional regulator, whose protein sequence is MAKDSAAPANVRPATREKRELILKAAVEIFGNKGSTNGTLADVAEQVGITHAGVLHHFGSKQNLLLEVLAYRDQADVAELAEKRIPRGPELFLHLVRTAISNELRPGIVQAYTVLSSESVTDNHPGREYFEERYTTLRREVTEAFHLLCTQEGVDEPDTIATGAASILAVMDGLQLQWLLHRDVVDLGGASEFAIRAIVNGVLHPGPTLESYVRE, encoded by the coding sequence ATGGCGAAGGACTCTGCCGCACCCGCGAACGTGCGTCCGGCGACGCGCGAGAAGCGCGAACTCATCCTGAAGGCCGCCGTCGAGATCTTCGGCAACAAGGGGTCGACCAACGGCACCCTCGCCGACGTCGCCGAGCAGGTGGGGATCACCCACGCGGGCGTGCTGCACCACTTCGGCTCGAAGCAGAACCTGCTGCTCGAGGTGCTCGCCTACCGAGATCAGGCCGACGTCGCCGAGCTCGCCGAGAAGCGCATCCCGAGAGGCCCCGAGCTCTTCCTGCACCTCGTTCGCACCGCTATCTCCAATGAGCTTCGCCCCGGGATCGTGCAGGCGTACACCGTGCTCTCGTCGGAGTCGGTCACCGACAACCACCCCGGCCGCGAGTACTTCGAGGAGCGCTACACGACGCTCCGCCGCGAGGTGACCGAGGCGTTCCACCTGCTCTGCACGCAGGAGGGCGTCGACGAGCCCGACACGATCGCGACCGGCGCGGCGAGCATCCTCGCGGTGATGGACGGCCTGCAGCTGCAGTGGCTGCTGCACCGCGACGTCGTCGACCTGGGCGGGGCGAGCGAGTTCGCGATCAGGGCGATCGTCAACGGCGTCCTTCACCCCGGACCCACGCTGGAGTCGTACGTGCGCGAGTAG
- a CDS encoding molybdenum cofactor biosynthesis protein MoaE, with amino-acid sequence MNEVRIAAISTEPLDVETHLAAVDDPALGGVTTFIGRVRDNDPDAQTPVVGLEYSSHPDAETALQTIAQNAAADAVGDARVVVAVSHRIGRLDVGDAAVVIAVAAEHRAEAFAVCRAVIEDIKTSLPVWKRQVESDGTTSWKGIGG; translated from the coding sequence GTGAACGAGGTACGGATCGCCGCCATCTCCACCGAGCCGCTCGATGTCGAGACGCACCTGGCGGCGGTGGACGACCCCGCGCTCGGCGGAGTCACGACGTTCATCGGCCGGGTGCGCGACAACGACCCGGATGCGCAGACCCCGGTCGTGGGGCTCGAGTACAGCTCGCACCCCGACGCCGAGACGGCGCTGCAGACGATCGCGCAGAATGCCGCAGCGGATGCCGTCGGCGACGCGAGGGTCGTCGTCGCCGTGAGTCACCGCATCGGCCGTCTCGACGTGGGCGACGCGGCCGTCGTGATCGCCGTCGCCGCCGAGCACCGGGCCGAGGCGTTCGCCGTCTGCCGCGCGGTCATCGAGGACATCAAGACGTCGTTGCCGGTGTGGAAGCGTCAGGTCGAATCCGACGGCACCACGTCGTGGAAGGGCATCGGCGGCTGA
- the moaC gene encoding cyclic pyranopterin monophosphate synthase MoaC codes for MSFTHLDSSGHAHMVDVTGKQPTVRTATARGFVRCSPEVIAALRDGTAPKGDVLAVARIAGIQAAKSTAALLPLAHVIGVHRAGVELDIVDDGVHVEATVGTADRTGVEMEALTAVSVSALAIVDMIKGMDRSVVIEDVRIVAKSGGRTGDWLREGETR; via the coding sequence ATGAGCTTCACGCACCTCGACTCGTCCGGCCACGCGCACATGGTCGACGTGACCGGCAAGCAGCCGACCGTGCGCACCGCGACCGCGCGAGGATTCGTGCGCTGCAGTCCCGAGGTCATCGCAGCCCTGCGTGACGGCACCGCCCCTAAGGGCGACGTGCTCGCGGTCGCCCGCATCGCCGGCATCCAGGCGGCGAAGTCGACCGCGGCTCTGCTGCCGCTCGCCCACGTGATCGGGGTGCACCGGGCCGGCGTCGAGCTCGACATCGTCGACGACGGCGTGCACGTCGAGGCGACGGTCGGCACCGCCGACCGCACCGGCGTCGAGATGGAGGCCCTCACGGCCGTGTCGGTGAGCGCGCTGGCGATCGTCGACATGATCAAGGGGATGGACCGCTCGGTGGTCATCGAGGATGTGCGCATCGTCGCCAAGTCGGGCGGGCGCACCGGCGACTGGCTGCGCGAGGGAGAGACCCGATGA